A genomic region of Gadus macrocephalus chromosome 5, ASM3116895v1 contains the following coding sequences:
- the si:dkey-16j16.4 gene encoding uncharacterized protein si:dkey-16j16.4, producing the protein MLKTLTKKLRRHSLNEIHPFQLKISYHGSGEGFESDDSEGENQELAQIDRERRRNCGLTPLATSQQHNQGPLSPARLRRLRLLLDANLDRHSSEEELERISRIGEGRKWASALHQRHGDRHSSASSDEEVRDLCGAAGGGGGGGTGVIGCVSPVNPANPSRPLVVVEQPGARLAASPSPVLFSSSPPHSLKPPPLRFQLQVVQPVARPILLTHFDPSAAPYRRNRHGHAGEPRRPSLDLEKMQQKMLLKKNCGGKTRSIKIRSLAAGRPPGPQVHGPLRPLRLCVPFAEHRPPLQSADAVRGAPVGALIESRR; encoded by the exons ATGCTGAAGACGTTGACAAAGAAGCTTAGAAGACATTCGCTCAATGAGATCCATCCCTTCCAGCTAAAG ATTTCTTACCATGGCAGTGGGGAAGGGTTTGAGAGTGATGACTCAGAGGGGGAAAATCAGGAACTTGCACAAATCGACAGAG AGAGGCGTCGGAACTGCGGCCTCACCCCGTTGGCCACCAGCCAGCAGCACAACCAGGGGCCGCTCTCCCCGGCCCGTCTACGCAGGCTCCGCCTACTCCTGGACGCCAACCTGGACCGCCACTCGTCGGAGGAGGAGCTTGAGCGCATCAGCCGAATCGGCGAAGGCAGGAAGTGGGCGTCGGCCTTGCACCAGCGCCACGGCGACCGCCACAGCAGCGCCTCCAGCGACGAGGAGGTGAGGGACCTGTGCGGcgcggccggcggcggcggtggaggcggcACCGGGGTCATCGGCTGCGTGTCGCCCGTGAACCCGGCCAACCCTTCCAGgcctctggtggtggtggagcagcctggGGCTCGCCTGGCCGCCTCCCCCAGCCCGGTGCTCTTCAGCTCCAGCCCCCCGCACAGCCTCAAGCCGCCCCCGCTGAGGTTCCAGCTGCAGGTGGTGCAGCCGGTGGCACGGCCCATCCTCCTGACCCACTTTGACCCGTCGGCCGCCCCGTACCGCAGGAACCGCCACGGCCATGCCGGGGAGCCGCGCCGGCCCAGTCTGGACCTGGAGAAGATGCAACAG AAAATGCTGCTGAAAAAGAACTGTGGCGGGAAAACTCGATCTATAAAGATCCGG AGCCTGGCCGCtggccggccccccggcccccaggtACACGGGCCCCTACGACCCCTCCGTCTTTGCGTTCCGTTCGCTGAGCACCGCCCCCCCCTGCAGTCCGCTGATGCCGTCCGAGGAGCCCCTGTCGGCGCCCTGATCGAATCCCGCCGTTGA
- the mrpl33 gene encoding 39S ribosomal protein L33, mitochondrial encodes MFLTGVNLAKAKSKTLLVQMMSAAGTGYCFNTKRGRLREKLVIRKHDPFVNKHVLFFEKRKIRSI; translated from the exons ATGTTCCTAACGGGTGTAAATT TGGCCAAAGCAAAATCCAA GACTCTGCTGGTGCAGATGATGAGTGCTGCAGGGACAGGCTACTGCTTCAATACAAAGAGGGGACGCTTAAGGGAGAAGCTGGTGATACGGAAACATGATCCGTTCG TAAACAAACACGTTCTATTCTTTGAAAAGAGGAAAATAAGGTCAATTTAA
- the rbks gene encoding ribokinase isoform X2, whose translation MVGKVGKDFFGDSYIQNFKDNGVNTACVFQAPDVATGAASIVVNDAGENAIVIVAGANLLLGAAELQASLPALSRTTVLLCQLEIRPECSLQALRTARQHNVTTIFNPAPAVPDLDPDFYTLSDVLCCNESEAELLTGFPVATVEDARRASGELLGRGCGAVLLTMGARGCVVLEAKGATTRHVPAPAVTAVDTTGAGDSFIGALAFYMAHYPALPLEEMARRANHVAGVSVQAVGTQASYPSRTDLPAELF comes from the exons ATGGTCGGCAAG GTTGGCAAAGATTTCTTTGGAGACAGCTACATCCAGAATTTCAAGGACAACGGTGTTAACACAG CGTGTGTGTTCCAGGCCCCAGACGTTGCCACGGGAGCAGCTTCCATTGTAGTGAATGATGCAG GTGAAAACGCCATCGTGATCGTGGCCGGGGCTAACCTGCTGCTGGGCGCGGCCGAGCTGCAGGCCTCCCTGCCGGCCCTGAGCCGCACCACGGTGCTGCTCTGCCAGCTGGAAATCCGCCCCGAGTGCTCCCTGCAGGCCCTGCGCACGGCACGACAACACAACg TGACGACAATATTCAACCCAGCACCAGCCGTTCCAGACTTGGACCCTGATTTCTACACACTCTCAGATGTTCTCTGCTGCAATGAGTCTGAG GCAGAGCTGCTCACCGGGTTCCCGGTCGCCACGGTGGAGGACGCCCGGCGGGCGAGCGGGGAGCTCCTGGGCCGCGGCTGTGGGGCGGTGCTCCTCACCATGGGGGCCCGGGGCTGTGTGGTGCTCGAGGCCAAGGGCGCCACCACGCGTCACGTCCCGGCGCCGGCGGTCACGGCGGTGGACACCACG GGTGCTGGTGATAGCTTCATCGGTGCGTTGGCGTTCTACATGGCTCACTACCCCGCTCTACCTCTGGAGGAGATGGCCAGGAGAGCCAACCACGTAGCGGGAGTGAGTGTACAGGCGGTCGGCACACAAGCGTCTTACCCTTCCAGGACGGACCTGCCCGCGGAGCTGTTCTAA
- the rbks gene encoding ribokinase isoform X1: MTEEGFDVAVVGSCMTDLVSQAPRLPKAGETIHGHRFFTGFGGKGANQCIQAAKLGARTAMVGKVGKDFFGDSYIQNFKDNGVNTACVFQAPDVATGAASIVVNDAGENAIVIVAGANLLLGAAELQASLPALSRTTVLLCQLEIRPECSLQALRTARQHNVTTIFNPAPAVPDLDPDFYTLSDVLCCNESEAELLTGFPVATVEDARRASGELLGRGCGAVLLTMGARGCVVLEAKGATTRHVPAPAVTAVDTTGAGDSFIGALAFYMAHYPALPLEEMARRANHVAGVSVQAVGTQASYPSRTDLPAELF; encoded by the exons TCAGGCTCCAAGGCTACCCAAGGCGGGCGAAACCATCCATGGCCACAGGTTCTTCACTGGCTTTGGAGGAAAAGGGGCCAACCAGTGCATACAGGCCGCCAAGCTAGGTGCCAGGACTGCCATGGTCGGCAAG GTTGGCAAAGATTTCTTTGGAGACAGCTACATCCAGAATTTCAAGGACAACGGTGTTAACACAG CGTGTGTGTTCCAGGCCCCAGACGTTGCCACGGGAGCAGCTTCCATTGTAGTGAATGATGCAG GTGAAAACGCCATCGTGATCGTGGCCGGGGCTAACCTGCTGCTGGGCGCGGCCGAGCTGCAGGCCTCCCTGCCGGCCCTGAGCCGCACCACGGTGCTGCTCTGCCAGCTGGAAATCCGCCCCGAGTGCTCCCTGCAGGCCCTGCGCACGGCACGACAACACAACg TGACGACAATATTCAACCCAGCACCAGCCGTTCCAGACTTGGACCCTGATTTCTACACACTCTCAGATGTTCTCTGCTGCAATGAGTCTGAG GCAGAGCTGCTCACCGGGTTCCCGGTCGCCACGGTGGAGGACGCCCGGCGGGCGAGCGGGGAGCTCCTGGGCCGCGGCTGTGGGGCGGTGCTCCTCACCATGGGGGCCCGGGGCTGTGTGGTGCTCGAGGCCAAGGGCGCCACCACGCGTCACGTCCCGGCGCCGGCGGTCACGGCGGTGGACACCACG GGTGCTGGTGATAGCTTCATCGGTGCGTTGGCGTTCTACATGGCTCACTACCCCGCTCTACCTCTGGAGGAGATGGCCAGGAGAGCCAACCACGTAGCGGGAGTGAGTGTACAGGCGGTCGGCACACAAGCGTCTTACCCTTCCAGGACGGACCTGCCCGCGGAGCTGTTCTAA